Proteins from a single region of Ensifer adhaerens:
- a CDS encoding polyamine ABC transporter substrate-binding protein yields the protein MQGRTAIPAFLATLLFATAAPAETLNLLIWESYIDQKILDRWTSITGVAVHQVYYDSGDTRDEVLADPNSRVDLVVTGENSAALFGRKGVLEKLDETNVASLRDYDESWRKRCAGSGLPYLWGTMGILYRSDVVSEAPTSWQELMRPAPALAKHVAMYDDHNEAFVAPLMLLGQSINTNDSATLKAAFGLMKEQAPSVLTYEYIISAIQNPTVSKEIYMALGYSGDQHVLNDKAATPGVWRYAVPKEGTLSWLDCMSVVAKSPNKDRALALLDYLGSPGSAAANALALNMPTASRAAYALLPEEVRGDPAIYPSPDILAKSQYQQELSTESVQLRRRIISTLANFQ from the coding sequence ATGCAGGGGCGAACGGCGATTCCGGCCTTTCTGGCGACGTTGCTCTTCGCAACGGCGGCACCGGCCGAGACCCTGAACCTGCTAATCTGGGAATCCTACATCGACCAGAAGATCCTCGACCGCTGGACGTCGATAACCGGCGTCGCGGTGCACCAGGTCTATTACGATAGCGGCGACACCCGCGACGAGGTGCTGGCAGATCCGAACAGCCGCGTCGACCTGGTGGTAACCGGCGAGAACAGCGCCGCCCTTTTCGGGCGCAAGGGCGTGCTCGAAAAGCTCGACGAGACCAACGTCGCCTCGCTCCGGGACTATGACGAAAGCTGGCGCAAGCGCTGCGCGGGCAGCGGCCTTCCCTATCTCTGGGGCACGATGGGCATTCTTTATCGTTCAGACGTCGTATCGGAGGCGCCGACCTCCTGGCAGGAGCTCATGCGCCCTGCCCCGGCGCTCGCCAAGCATGTCGCCATGTACGACGACCACAATGAGGCCTTCGTCGCGCCGCTGATGCTGCTCGGTCAATCGATCAACACCAACGACAGCGCGACTCTGAAGGCCGCCTTCGGTCTCATGAAGGAACAGGCGCCTTCGGTGCTCACCTACGAATATATCATCAGCGCGATCCAGAACCCGACGGTCAGCAAGGAAATCTACATGGCGCTGGGCTATAGCGGCGACCAGCACGTGCTGAACGACAAGGCCGCTACGCCTGGTGTCTGGCGCTACGCCGTTCCCAAGGAAGGCACGCTTTCCTGGCTCGACTGCATGTCTGTGGTCGCCAAATCCCCGAACAAGGACCGGGCGCTGGCTCTTCTCGATTATCTCGGCTCGCCTGGCAGTGCTGCCGCGAACGCGCTGGCGCTCAACATGCCGACGGCAAGCCGGGCGGCCTATGCCCTTCTGCCGGAAGAAGTTCGCGGCGACCCCGCGATCTACCCCTCACCCGACATCCTGGCCAAGAGCCAGTACCAGCAGGAACTGTCCACAGAGTCGGTGCAATTGCGCCGGCGCATCATCAGCACATTGGCGAACTTCCAGTGA